A DNA window from Moorella thermoacetica contains the following coding sequences:
- a CDS encoding 2-hydroxyacid dehydrogenase, with product MSKWNVYVTRLVPQPALDLLAEYCDLEINPEDRVLTRAELLEKVRGRDGILCLLTDILDDEVFTAAKGAKIFANLAVGFNNVDLEAATRHGIMITNTPGVLTEATADMAWALLFAVARRVVEGDKFTRAGKYKGWGPLLMLGQEITGKTLGVIGAGRIGTAFARKARGFDMKVLYHDVQPSKAFEEATGGQFVDKETLLKEADFVSLHVPLMPSTTHLISTPELKLMKKTAILINTSRGPVVDEKALVKALREKEIWGAGLDVFENEPELAPGLADLENVVLCPHIASATWETRTNMALMAANNLLAALRGELPPQCLNPEVYYRQHGK from the coding sequence ATGTCTAAATGGAACGTCTATGTTACTCGTCTGGTCCCACAACCGGCCCTGGATCTCCTGGCCGAGTACTGCGACCTGGAGATCAACCCTGAAGACCGGGTCCTGACCAGGGCTGAATTGCTGGAAAAGGTCCGGGGTCGCGACGGCATCCTCTGTCTCCTGACGGACATCCTGGACGACGAGGTCTTTACCGCAGCTAAAGGGGCCAAGATCTTCGCCAACTTAGCCGTCGGCTTTAATAACGTCGACCTGGAAGCAGCCACCCGGCACGGGATCATGATCACCAATACCCCGGGCGTCCTCACCGAAGCCACCGCCGACATGGCCTGGGCCCTGCTCTTTGCTGTGGCACGGCGGGTGGTGGAAGGCGACAAGTTTACCCGGGCCGGTAAATACAAGGGCTGGGGCCCCCTGTTGATGCTCGGCCAGGAAATTACCGGTAAAACCCTGGGCGTCATCGGCGCCGGCCGTATCGGCACCGCCTTTGCCCGCAAAGCCAGGGGCTTTGATATGAAGGTCCTCTACCACGATGTCCAGCCAAGCAAGGCTTTCGAAGAAGCCACCGGCGGTCAATTCGTCGACAAGGAGACCCTCCTCAAGGAAGCTGATTTTGTTTCCCTGCACGTTCCCTTAATGCCTTCGACCACCCACCTCATCAGTACTCCGGAACTAAAACTGATGAAGAAAACAGCCATCCTCATTAACACCTCCCGTGGCCCGGTCGTTGATGAAAAGGCCCTGGTCAAAGCCCTCCGAGAGAAGGAAATCTGGGGCGCCGGCCTGGACGTCTTCGAAAACGAACCGGAACTGGCCCCGGGCCTGGCTGACCTGGAGAATGTTGTTCTCTGCCCCCACATCGCCAGCGCTACCTGGGAAACCCGGACCAATATGGCCTTAATGGCCGCCAACAACCTGCTGGCCGCCCTGCGGGGTGAACTACCGCCCCAGTGCCTGAACCCCGAAGTTTACTACCGGCAACACGGTAAATAG
- the xdhB gene encoding xanthine dehydrogenase FAD-binding subunit XdhB, producing MFNIQEYFEAATVEEATALLAAHPGLTVIAGGTDVLIKMHHGRIAKAGLLSIRGIKSLEGILKLEDGTIVIGALTTFTRIINDPVIRAHIPVLAEAAASMGGPQIRNVATIGGNICNGATSADSASTLFALNARLKLQDNQGQRVVPIQEFYLGPGRVDLKPGELLAEIIITPENYRGYGGHYIKFSQRRAMDIATLGVAVLCKIKDGTTFADVRIGLGVAGPTPLRCPEAEAYASGQPISAATIAAIGRLAVKATQARTSWRASKEYREHLVAELTERALKAAVVKAGGREVA from the coding sequence ATGTTCAACATCCAGGAATATTTTGAGGCTGCAACAGTAGAGGAAGCCACGGCGTTGCTGGCGGCCCATCCCGGCCTGACAGTCATCGCTGGCGGTACGGACGTTTTGATAAAAATGCATCACGGCCGGATAGCGAAGGCCGGGTTGTTGAGTATCCGGGGTATAAAATCCCTGGAGGGTATCCTAAAGCTCGAGGATGGCACCATCGTCATCGGGGCGCTTACGACCTTTACCCGGATTATCAATGATCCTGTTATCCGGGCCCATATCCCCGTCCTGGCCGAAGCCGCGGCTTCCATGGGCGGTCCCCAGATTCGCAATGTGGCCACCATCGGCGGCAATATTTGCAATGGCGCCACCTCCGCCGACAGCGCTTCGACCCTGTTCGCCCTGAATGCCAGGTTAAAATTACAGGACAATCAAGGGCAGAGGGTGGTCCCCATCCAGGAGTTTTACCTGGGTCCGGGCCGGGTTGATTTAAAGCCCGGGGAGCTCCTGGCGGAGATTATTATTACGCCTGAGAATTACCGCGGCTATGGCGGCCATTATATCAAGTTTTCCCAGCGCCGGGCCATGGATATTGCCACCCTGGGGGTGGCGGTGCTCTGTAAAATCAAAGACGGCACTACCTTTGCGGATGTAAGGATTGGCCTGGGGGTAGCCGGGCCGACCCCCTTGAGGTGCCCCGAGGCCGAAGCCTATGCCAGCGGTCAACCAATCTCCGCAGCCACCATCGCGGCTATCGGACGGTTGGCCGTTAAAGCGACGCAGGCCAGGACCTCCTGGCGGGCTTCGAAGGAATACCGGGAACACCTGGTGGCCGAGCTTACCGAGAGGGCATTAAAAGCGGCCGTCGTAAAAGCAGGGGGTAGGGAAGTTGCTTAA
- a CDS encoding BMP family ABC transporter substrate-binding protein, with protein sequence MKKGLRVLLMLLLALAVAVAAVGCGGQKPAGESKSGANTASGGQDQNQKMKVAFVYVGPVGDAGWSWAHDQGRKYLAEKLPWVETTYMENVPEGADAERVLTELAEQGNKIIFATSFGYMDYVINVAKKYPNVIFMHCSGYKTAENVGTYFGAMEEARYLSGMVAGKMTKKNVLGFVAAHPIPEVIRGINAFTLGARSVNPNVKVKVVWTNTWYDPAAEKQAALSLLDAGADVIAQHQDTPGPQQAAQERGAYGIGYDSDMSQFAPNATLTSPVWNWGPYYVKIVEAVKNGTWKPEQYYGTMKDGIVDLAPFNKMVPQDVRDLVEKKKQEIIDGKFFVFQGPIKDQSGKIRVQEGQKMSQEDILGFNWFVEGVEGEIPK encoded by the coding sequence ATGAAGAAAGGTTTGCGCGTGCTGTTGATGTTGCTCCTGGCCCTGGCGGTGGCTGTCGCTGCCGTGGGTTGCGGCGGCCAGAAGCCGGCTGGCGAGAGTAAAAGCGGAGCTAATACGGCGAGCGGCGGGCAGGATCAAAACCAGAAAATGAAGGTGGCCTTTGTTTACGTAGGTCCAGTCGGTGATGCGGGCTGGAGCTGGGCCCACGACCAGGGCCGGAAATACCTGGCGGAAAAGCTGCCCTGGGTGGAAACCACCTACATGGAGAACGTACCTGAAGGGGCCGACGCGGAGCGCGTCCTGACGGAGCTGGCCGAACAGGGTAATAAGATAATTTTTGCCACCAGCTTCGGCTATATGGACTACGTTATCAACGTGGCCAAGAAATACCCCAATGTCATCTTTATGCACTGCTCGGGCTACAAGACGGCAGAGAACGTCGGTACCTACTTTGGCGCTATGGAAGAGGCCCGTTACCTCTCGGGTATGGTGGCCGGCAAGATGACCAAGAAGAACGTCCTGGGCTTCGTAGCCGCCCACCCCATCCCGGAGGTTATTCGCGGCATCAACGCCTTCACCCTGGGGGCGCGCTCGGTTAACCCCAACGTGAAGGTCAAAGTAGTCTGGACCAATACCTGGTATGACCCGGCCGCCGAGAAGCAGGCCGCCCTGAGCCTGCTGGATGCCGGAGCCGATGTCATCGCCCAGCACCAGGATACCCCGGGCCCACAACAGGCAGCCCAGGAGAGGGGCGCCTACGGTATCGGCTATGACAGCGATATGAGCCAGTTCGCTCCCAATGCCACCCTGACTTCGCCCGTCTGGAACTGGGGTCCCTACTATGTAAAGATAGTGGAAGCCGTCAAGAACGGTACCTGGAAACCGGAGCAATACTACGGCACCATGAAGGACGGGATCGTCGACCTGGCGCCCTTCAACAAGATGGTGCCCCAGGATGTCCGCGACCTGGTAGAAAAGAAGAAACAGGAGATCATTGACGGCAAATTCTTCGTATTCCAGGGGCCCATCAAGGACCAGAGTGGCAAAATCCGGGTCCAGGAAGGCCAGAAGATGAGTCAGGAAGATATCCTGGGCTTCAACTGGTTTGTAGAAGGCGTCGAGGGTGAAATCCCGAAATAA
- the xdhC gene encoding xanthine dehydrogenase subunit XdhC produces MLKKISFTVNDTPVTLEVDAGETLLEVLRNRLGYTGVKKGCGVGECGACTVLIDGTPVDSCIYLAVWAEGKKIITIEGIAKNGELSRVQKAFIEEGAIQCGFCTPGYVLTATALVESGKKYSREEIKRELAGHLCRCTGYQNILRAVEKALND; encoded by the coding sequence TTGCTTAAAAAAATCTCCTTCACGGTCAATGATACACCGGTAACTTTAGAAGTTGACGCTGGCGAGACATTGCTGGAGGTACTGCGCAACCGCCTGGGGTATACCGGGGTGAAAAAGGGATGCGGTGTGGGCGAATGCGGCGCCTGCACCGTGCTTATCGACGGTACTCCGGTGGACTCCTGCATCTACCTGGCTGTTTGGGCGGAAGGGAAAAAGATAATTACCATAGAAGGCATAGCCAAAAACGGGGAACTCTCCAGGGTACAGAAAGCCTTTATAGAAGAGGGCGCCATCCAGTGCGGCTTCTGCACGCCAGGCTATGTCCTTACCGCTACAGCCTTGGTAGAAAGCGGTAAAAAATATTCTCGGGAAGAAATTAAGCGGGAACTGGCCGGCCATCTCTGCCGCTGCACCGGTTATCAGAATATCCTCAGGGCCGTGGAGAAAGCCTTAAACGATTAA
- a CDS encoding pyridoxal phosphate-dependent aminotransferase yields MFEKIFADKMANLGTETAFMVLAKAKALEAQGKEIIHLEIGEPDFATPRNIIDAGIRALNEGYTHYTPAPGLPEVRATIAEYATRQKGVHYDPEEVVIVPGGKPIMFFTILALVNPGDEVIYPNPGFPIYESVINFVGGKAVPLPIREENDFRLDVDELAGLITPKTKLLIINSPANPTGGVLTAEDIGRIADLVRGKNIVVLADEIYDRIVYDGARPVSIAAQPGMKDWTIILDGFSKTYAMTGWRIGYGLMHRELADRIAQLMVNSNSCTAAFTQKAAQEALTGPQDAAEAMVAEFKKRRDIIVDGLNSIPGITCKRPLGSFYVFPNIKGLGLSSQELEAFLMEKAGVAALSGTAFGKYGEGYLRLSYANSVENIEKALEKIAAAVKELR; encoded by the coding sequence ATGTTCGAAAAAATCTTTGCCGACAAAATGGCCAATCTGGGGACCGAAACGGCCTTTATGGTCCTGGCCAAGGCCAAAGCTCTGGAAGCCCAGGGCAAGGAGATCATCCACCTGGAAATCGGCGAACCCGATTTCGCTACCCCCCGCAACATAATCGACGCCGGCATCCGGGCCCTGAACGAAGGTTATACTCATTACACCCCCGCCCCCGGGCTGCCGGAAGTCCGGGCGACCATTGCTGAGTATGCCACCCGGCAGAAGGGCGTTCATTACGACCCGGAAGAAGTCGTCATCGTTCCCGGGGGTAAACCCATAATGTTCTTTACCATCCTGGCCCTGGTAAACCCGGGTGACGAGGTCATCTACCCCAATCCCGGCTTCCCTATTTATGAATCCGTCATCAACTTCGTCGGCGGCAAGGCAGTTCCCCTGCCCATCCGGGAAGAAAACGACTTCCGCCTGGATGTAGATGAACTGGCAGGGCTCATCACCCCCAAAACCAAACTCCTGATCATCAATTCCCCCGCCAACCCCACCGGCGGCGTCCTCACGGCTGAAGATATCGGCCGCATCGCCGACCTGGTCCGGGGTAAGAACATTGTCGTCCTGGCCGACGAGATCTACGATCGCATCGTTTACGACGGTGCCCGTCCCGTATCCATTGCCGCCCAGCCGGGTATGAAGGACTGGACCATTATCCTGGACGGTTTCTCCAAGACCTACGCCATGACCGGTTGGCGGATCGGCTACGGCCTGATGCACCGGGAGCTCGCCGACCGCATCGCCCAGTTGATGGTCAACTCCAACTCCTGCACCGCCGCCTTTACCCAAAAGGCTGCCCAGGAGGCCCTGACCGGACCCCAGGACGCCGCCGAGGCCATGGTGGCCGAATTTAAGAAGCGGCGGGACATCATTGTTGATGGCCTGAACAGCATTCCCGGTATTACCTGCAAACGGCCTCTGGGTTCCTTCTACGTCTTCCCCAACATCAAGGGTCTGGGCCTCTCCAGCCAGGAGCTGGAAGCCTTCCTGATGGAAAAGGCGGGCGTAGCCGCCCTGAGCGGTACGGCCTTCGGTAAATACGGGGAAGGCTACCTGCGTCTCTCCTATGCCAACTCGGTGGAGAACATCGAGAAAGCCCTGGAGAAAATAGCGGCTGCCGTAAAGGAGCTGCGGTAG
- the ssnA gene encoding putative aminohydrolase SsnA, whose amino-acid sequence MLLIGNGRLLSLVPGKPYQEDGAVAIDGDLIVAVGPTAELKARYPAAEWLDARGMVIMPGMINTHMHLYSTFARGMALKDPPPTNFLEILQRLWWRLDKALTLEDVYYSALLPLIDCIKSGTTTILDHHASPYAVTGSLEMIARAAMETGVRTCLAYEVSDRDGKEIMRQGIAENIAAIKKYRGKEGLISATFGLHASLTLSDATLEACREAEGEVGSGFHIHVAEGIQDVEDALAKSGKRVVERLAVNGILGPNTIAAHCVHVTDREIAILKETGTLVVHNPESNMGNAVGCAPVGDMLAAGVPVGLGTDGYTSDMFESLKTANVLRKFVSGDPGAGWAEVPAMAFENNRRIASRFFPHPLGRLEPGAYADVILVDYQAPTPLGRDNWFGHLLFGFNGGLVDTTVVGGKVLMQRQRLLHLDEAAIAARARELAIKVWERF is encoded by the coding sequence ATGCTTCTCATCGGTAACGGCCGCCTACTTTCCCTGGTGCCGGGGAAACCCTACCAGGAAGACGGAGCGGTGGCCATTGACGGCGACCTGATCGTCGCCGTAGGGCCCACGGCTGAACTTAAAGCGCGCTACCCGGCAGCCGAGTGGCTGGACGCCCGGGGCATGGTCATTATGCCCGGGATGATCAATACCCACATGCACCTGTACAGCACCTTTGCCCGGGGCATGGCCCTGAAGGACCCGCCGCCAACCAATTTCCTGGAGATCCTCCAGCGCCTGTGGTGGCGCCTGGACAAAGCCCTGACCCTGGAAGACGTTTACTACAGCGCCCTCCTGCCCCTGATCGACTGCATCAAGAGCGGAACTACCACCATTCTGGATCACCACGCCAGCCCCTATGCCGTTACCGGCAGCCTGGAGATGATCGCCCGGGCCGCCATGGAGACGGGGGTACGCACCTGCCTGGCCTACGAAGTCTCCGATCGCGATGGTAAGGAAATTATGCGGCAGGGGATTGCGGAAAACATCGCCGCCATAAAGAAATACCGGGGCAAAGAGGGTTTAATTTCAGCTACCTTTGGCCTCCACGCCTCTCTGACCCTCTCCGACGCCACCCTGGAGGCCTGCCGGGAGGCCGAAGGGGAGGTGGGCAGCGGCTTTCACATCCACGTGGCCGAGGGGATCCAGGACGTCGAGGACGCTTTAGCCAAATCGGGGAAGCGGGTGGTGGAACGCCTGGCTGTTAACGGCATCCTGGGACCCAATACCATCGCCGCCCATTGCGTGCACGTGACGGACAGGGAAATAGCCATTCTGAAGGAGACAGGCACCCTGGTGGTCCACAACCCGGAATCAAATATGGGCAATGCCGTCGGCTGTGCTCCGGTTGGCGACATGCTGGCCGCAGGTGTCCCCGTCGGCCTGGGAACGGACGGCTATACCAGCGATATGTTCGAGTCCCTAAAGACCGCCAACGTCCTGCGCAAATTCGTCTCCGGCGATCCGGGCGCCGGCTGGGCAGAGGTCCCGGCCATGGCCTTTGAAAACAACCGCCGCATCGCGAGCCGCTTCTTCCCCCACCCCCTGGGCCGTCTGGAGCCAGGTGCCTATGCCGATGTGATCCTGGTGGACTACCAGGCGCCAACACCCCTGGGAAGGGACAACTGGTTCGGCCACCTCCTCTTCGGCTTCAACGGCGGCCTGGTGGATACTACCGTTGTCGGCGGTAAAGTACTCATGCAAAGGCAGCGCTTGCTGCACCTGGACGAGGCGGCCATCGCCGCCCGGGCCCGGGAACTGGCGATCAAAGTCTGGGAGCGGTTTTAA
- the xdhA gene encoding xanthine dehydrogenase molybdenum-binding subunit XdhA has translation MASTAVGKSVTRVDAVAKVTGQAKYTGDFMFRDMLVGKVLRSPYAHAIVKNIDVSQARALPGVEGVLTYKDVPRNKFPTAGHPYSLDPAHGDKADRTILTDKARFVGDAIAAVIARDELTAAEALKLIKVEYEVLEPLLTPEAAMREGAPLIHEDCPGNILSASGYAIGDVDEAFKEADYIFEDELETNIVQHCQLENHISCAYVDSDGRIVIITSTQIPHIVRRIVGQALGIPWGRIRVIKPYVGGGFGSKQDVCTEPLAAAMTLAVGGRPVKLELSREECMIATRTRHAFKFKIKTGVSRDGRLIGMHIKAISNTGAYASHGHSIAMAGGSKFRILYPMKALKYEPFTVYTNLPVAGAMRGYGSPQITFAVESHLDNIASKLNIDPIEFRLKNLVKEGYVDPLNGNAVRSCGIRECIARGKELIKWDEKKARYKNQTGSRRRGLGMACFSYGSGTYPVGLEIGGARIVLNQDGSVQLQVGATEIGQGSDTVFAQMVAEVLGIPVDMVHVLSTQDTDISPFDTGAYASRQTYITGMAVARAAAEVKEKILDFAWGMTDIPAHALDIKDANIVYKHSGEVVMPLAEVALHTYYDTVFAKPITSDTSNNARVNAFVFGVTFAEVEVDLKTGRIEVLEIYNVHDSGRIINRQLAAAQVHGGVGMGIGYALSEQLLFDEKTGQPLNNNLLDYKLPTIMDIPAIGVDFVETFEPTSPFGCKALGEPPIIPVAPAIRNAVFDATGVAFDRLPMNPQRVFEKFKEAGLI, from the coding sequence ATGGCTTCTACAGCAGTGGGGAAGAGTGTCACCAGGGTTGATGCTGTGGCCAAAGTTACCGGGCAAGCAAAGTATACCGGGGATTTTATGTTCAGGGACATGCTGGTCGGTAAGGTCTTAAGAAGTCCCTATGCCCATGCCATCGTTAAAAACATTGATGTCAGCCAGGCCAGGGCTTTACCCGGCGTGGAAGGGGTCCTGACTTATAAGGATGTACCGCGGAATAAATTCCCCACTGCCGGGCATCCCTATTCCCTGGATCCGGCCCACGGCGATAAGGCCGACCGTACCATCCTGACCGATAAAGCCCGCTTCGTCGGTGACGCCATCGCGGCGGTAATAGCCAGGGATGAGCTGACGGCCGCCGAGGCCCTGAAGCTTATTAAGGTAGAGTACGAGGTGTTAGAACCCCTCCTCACCCCGGAGGCAGCCATGCGGGAGGGCGCGCCCCTGATTCATGAGGATTGCCCTGGCAACATCCTCAGTGCCAGTGGCTATGCCATCGGCGACGTCGACGAGGCTTTTAAAGAAGCCGACTATATCTTTGAGGATGAACTGGAAACTAACATTGTTCAGCATTGCCAGCTGGAAAATCATATATCCTGCGCTTATGTCGACAGCGACGGCCGCATAGTGATTATAACCTCCACCCAGATCCCCCATATTGTCAGGAGAATCGTCGGCCAGGCCTTGGGTATCCCTTGGGGCAGGATCCGGGTAATCAAGCCCTACGTCGGGGGCGGCTTTGGTAGCAAACAGGATGTCTGCACCGAACCCCTGGCCGCAGCCATGACCCTGGCCGTGGGGGGAAGGCCGGTAAAACTGGAACTTTCCCGGGAAGAATGCATGATTGCCACCCGCACCCGCCATGCCTTCAAGTTTAAGATCAAAACCGGGGTTTCCCGGGACGGCAGGTTAATCGGGATGCATATCAAGGCCATTTCCAATACCGGGGCCTATGCCTCCCACGGTCATTCCATCGCCATGGCCGGTGGTTCCAAATTCAGGATTCTTTATCCCATGAAGGCTTTGAAATATGAACCATTTACAGTTTACACCAACCTGCCGGTGGCGGGAGCCATGAGGGGTTATGGATCGCCCCAGATAACCTTTGCCGTGGAAAGCCATCTGGATAACATCGCCAGCAAACTCAATATCGATCCTATTGAGTTCCGTCTGAAAAACCTGGTTAAAGAGGGTTATGTCGATCCTTTAAATGGCAACGCGGTGCGGAGTTGCGGCATTCGCGAGTGCATTGCCCGGGGCAAAGAGTTGATCAAGTGGGACGAGAAAAAAGCGCGGTATAAAAACCAAACCGGCAGCAGACGCCGGGGCCTGGGCATGGCCTGCTTCAGCTACGGTTCCGGCACTTACCCGGTGGGGCTGGAAATAGGAGGGGCGCGGATCGTCCTGAACCAGGACGGTTCCGTCCAGCTACAGGTTGGAGCTACAGAAATAGGTCAGGGCAGCGATACCGTCTTTGCCCAGATGGTAGCCGAGGTCCTGGGTATTCCGGTGGATATGGTCCATGTCCTTTCCACCCAGGATACAGATATTTCCCCCTTTGATACCGGTGCCTATGCTTCCCGGCAGACCTATATCACCGGTATGGCGGTGGCCAGGGCGGCCGCGGAGGTCAAGGAGAAGATCCTGGATTTTGCCTGGGGGATGACCGATATCCCAGCCCATGCCCTGGATATTAAAGATGCCAATATCGTCTATAAACACTCGGGCGAAGTGGTCATGCCCCTGGCCGAGGTGGCCCTGCATACCTATTACGACACCGTTTTCGCCAAACCGATAACGAGCGATACCTCCAATAATGCCCGGGTCAACGCCTTTGTTTTTGGCGTTACCTTTGCCGAGGTGGAAGTAGACCTGAAAACCGGCCGGATCGAGGTCCTGGAGATATATAACGTCCACGATTCCGGCAGGATTATCAACCGCCAGCTGGCGGCAGCCCAGGTCCACGGCGGCGTGGGCATGGGCATAGGTTATGCCCTCTCCGAGCAATTGCTCTTTGACGAGAAGACCGGCCAACCACTGAATAACAATCTGCTGGATTACAAACTGCCTACGATTATGGATATTCCCGCAATCGGCGTAGATTTTGTGGAAACCTTTGAACCTACCAGCCCCTTTGGCTGCAAGGCTTTAGGCGAGCCGCCGATTATTCCTGTGGCCCCGGCCATTCGTAATGCCGTTTTCGACGCCACGGGCGTGGCTTTTGACAGGTTGCCCATGAATCCCCAACGGGTTTTCGAAAAGTTCAAGGAAGCCGGGTTAATATAG
- a CDS encoding ABC transporter ATP-binding protein, with the protein MAVPLVEMRGITKVFPGVVANEGVNLAVHAGEIHALLGENGAGKSTLMSVLTGLYRPDGGEIYLDGRRVNFRSPRDAIEAGIGMVHQHFRLVAPFTVTENVALGLKGGLKLNVNRLAGEIAALSKEYGLQVDPQARIWQLSVGEQQRVEIIKLLYRKTRVLILDEPTAVLTPQEARDLYRTLKRMAAQGCAVIFITHKLQEVMDAADTITILRGGKTVATVKKSETSEKELARMMVGREIVWQGDKPVAKKGEKILEIRDLRALNDKGLPALRGINLEVFAGEILGIAGVAGNGQRELAEVIAGLRPCQGGSITVSGQELGQCDPCRVIQAGVGYIPEDRLGTGLIPNLGAVDNLLLKEYRHPRWGRTIMNRRAARQWAGELVQHFKVKMAGLDAPVKMMSGGNLQRLLLAREISSRPRLLVAVYPARGLDVDATETVHRLLLEQRAAGTAILLISEDLEELFRLADRIAVMYEGQIMGLMPTEKASVEELGLMMAGAKRMEVGA; encoded by the coding sequence ATGGCAGTACCGCTGGTTGAAATGCGGGGGATAACCAAGGTTTTTCCGGGCGTGGTGGCCAACGAGGGGGTCAACCTGGCCGTCCACGCTGGGGAAATTCACGCCCTGCTGGGGGAGAATGGGGCGGGAAAAAGTACCCTGATGAGTGTTCTTACGGGCCTGTACCGGCCCGATGGCGGGGAGATCTACCTGGACGGCCGGAGGGTCAATTTCCGCTCGCCCCGGGACGCCATTGAGGCGGGTATCGGCATGGTCCACCAGCACTTTCGGCTGGTGGCGCCCTTCACGGTAACGGAGAATGTGGCCCTGGGGCTTAAAGGCGGCCTTAAACTCAACGTAAACCGGCTGGCCGGGGAAATAGCCGCGCTTTCTAAAGAATACGGCCTCCAGGTGGACCCCCAGGCGCGGATCTGGCAGCTTTCAGTGGGGGAACAACAGCGGGTCGAGATCATCAAGCTCCTGTACCGGAAGACCCGGGTCCTGATTCTCGATGAACCGACGGCCGTCCTGACCCCCCAGGAAGCCCGGGATCTGTATCGGACCTTGAAAAGAATGGCTGCCCAGGGCTGCGCCGTGATCTTCATTACCCATAAACTCCAGGAAGTTATGGACGCCGCCGATACCATTACTATTCTCCGGGGTGGCAAGACGGTGGCCACAGTGAAAAAGAGTGAAACCAGCGAAAAGGAACTGGCCCGGATGATGGTCGGCCGGGAGATTGTCTGGCAGGGGGATAAGCCTGTAGCTAAAAAGGGCGAAAAGATCCTGGAGATCAGAGATTTAAGGGCTCTAAACGATAAAGGCCTGCCAGCTCTACGGGGTATCAACCTGGAGGTCTTTGCCGGTGAGATCCTGGGTATTGCCGGGGTGGCCGGCAACGGCCAGCGGGAGTTGGCCGAGGTCATCGCCGGCTTGCGGCCCTGCCAGGGCGGCAGCATTACCGTTTCCGGGCAGGAACTAGGCCAGTGCGACCCCTGCCGGGTAATCCAGGCCGGAGTGGGCTATATACCCGAAGATCGCCTGGGTACGGGCCTTATACCCAACCTGGGAGCTGTCGACAACCTGCTCCTGAAGGAATACCGCCATCCCCGCTGGGGTAGGACCATCATGAACCGGAGGGCAGCGCGCCAATGGGCCGGCGAACTGGTGCAACACTTCAAAGTAAAGATGGCCGGTCTGGACGCCCCGGTGAAAATGATGTCCGGCGGCAACCTGCAGCGGCTGCTCCTTGCCCGCGAGATTTCCTCCCGGCCGCGCCTGTTGGTGGCCGTCTACCCGGCCCGGGGCCTGGACGTTGACGCTACGGAAACGGTCCACCGCCTGCTCCTGGAGCAGCGGGCCGCCGGTACGGCCATTCTTCTGATTTCCGAGGACCTGGAGGAGCTCTTCCGCCTGGCCGACCGCATAGCCGTAATGTATGAAGGCCAGATTATGGGCTTGATGCCCACTGAAAAGGCCAGCGTGGAGGAGCTGGGCCTGATGATGGCCGGGGCGAAAAGAATGGAGGTCGGAGCCTGA
- a CDS encoding FAD binding domain-containing protein, with protein sequence MPEKYLFATSPADCLALLAANPGARLIAGGTDLVIDLKEKRRQVTTLVDITRIPELKIITETNGKIILGGAATHTRVATSSLIRQKLPALAAAAAAVGSPQVRNVGTLAGNVVNAQPAADTAVALVALGAVATILGAEGERQVPVADLYAGVGRSLVDAGREIITRFTVDLWGEGESSAFVRLSPRRALSLPMLNVAVRVQVREGICTRARISIAPVAPRPFLCEEAAASLVGREPTAKAIARAASVAKEAARPRDSLLRGSGAYRKDMTAVLVARALSEAFSRATSRKIENDVE encoded by the coding sequence ATGCCCGAGAAGTATCTCTTCGCCACTTCCCCGGCCGACTGCCTGGCCCTGCTGGCCGCGAACCCTGGGGCGCGCCTCATTGCCGGCGGTACTGACCTGGTCATCGACCTCAAGGAAAAAAGGCGGCAGGTTACCACCCTGGTGGATATCACCAGGATACCCGAATTAAAAATAATTACCGAAACAAATGGTAAGATTATCCTGGGCGGGGCGGCCACCCACACCCGCGTGGCCACCTCATCCCTTATCCGGCAGAAGCTCCCGGCCCTGGCTGCCGCCGCTGCCGCGGTCGGATCCCCCCAGGTGCGCAATGTCGGCACCCTGGCCGGCAATGTGGTCAATGCCCAGCCGGCGGCGGATACGGCTGTGGCCCTGGTAGCCCTGGGAGCCGTGGCCACCATCCTGGGAGCGGAGGGGGAACGCCAGGTGCCGGTGGCCGACCTCTACGCCGGTGTGGGCCGCTCCCTGGTAGATGCCGGCCGCGAGATTATAACCAGATTTACCGTGGACCTGTGGGGGGAGGGCGAATCCTCGGCTTTTGTCCGCCTGTCGCCCCGGCGCGCCCTCTCCCTGCCCATGCTAAACGTGGCCGTCCGGGTGCAGGTCAGGGAAGGGATATGCACCAGGGCGCGTATCTCAATCGCCCCGGTGGCGCCCCGGCCCTTCCTGTGCGAAGAAGCGGCCGCCAGCCTCGTGGGCCGGGAACCCACGGCGAAAGCAATTGCCAGGGCGGCTTCCGTAGCTAAGGAGGCAGCCCGGCCCAGGGACAGCCTCCTCCGGGGTTCCGGCGCCTACCGGAAGGACATGACGGCTGTGCTGGTAGCCAGGGCTTTAAGCGAAGCTTTTTCCCGCGCAACCAGCAGGAAAATAGAAAACGATGTCGAATAG